A window from Clupea harengus chromosome 14, Ch_v2.0.2, whole genome shotgun sequence encodes these proteins:
- the senp6b gene encoding sentrin-specific protease 6 isoform X1, protein MSQSIYLRSIHCGRETHSPRVIQGRLFHHTISPLPLQRTFERSDTQQTQEELCVISTSSPLCTAFLPSVGKRSPREVPDFGIFSSIPSFISKPSSPLLPPMALSARFEATLNTLPKISSPYFSASESKITLPRKLRMRDEFGDTVDWKPLVKKRKIQPHLRELTESLVKPEVNKVCLDITSWSQGGLHSVTATKRTVKFTQEQIEIDQCVHVQAAELTGCELCLDQKLPVIFLWTTPACSLRLQIRLKMLREKWAEWYDCGTSASPAEKYIVLMLGNLPSAQQQNVLEKILSGIGRANQLNEFPHKISLDEANNRLKTQVKQAAQSPPVPLQSQEHTLNVLDTDEEDLLDARGNELEVIPIAFTDSVRRLLVYPPPPAKGGITVTNEDLRCLKEGEFLNDVIIDFYLKYLVSEKLKIEDAERTHIFSSFFFKHLTQGRWSRDRTSEKELLKKRRHDRVKTWTRHVDLFEKDFLFVPINKSAHWFLAIVCFPGCFQPDPKSWSPADTQADLSPEPAQSNWLETRFSWRIGQDFSHSANPLSLFYKPPVSTIGPAKGSTWPADLFSSDDEKDMEIESGLLEYKKTVPKPCNSKQPCILIMDSLGHGKATVVNILKEYLEEEWRVRKGTQRSFEMNGSSPLVPQQNNLSDCGVYLLQYVESFFESPLQSFKAPIDLSDWFPQKCVATKRKEIRQLILKIQNQQQMAGKAQDR, encoded by the exons ATGTCTCAGTCAATATATTTAAGGTCAATCCACTGTGGACGCGAGACACACAGCCCACGTGTGATTCAAGGGCGGCTGTTCCATCATACTATTAGTCCTTTACCTCTACAAAGAACATTTGAAAG GAGcgacacacaacaaacacaagagGAGCTTTGTGTGATAAGTACCAGCAGTCCACTCTGCACAG CTTTTCTCCCTAGTGTTGGTAAGAGGTCTCCTCGAGAGGTCCCTGACTTTGGAATCTTCTCCAGCATTCCTAGCTTTATCTCAAAGCCTTCGAGTCCTCTTCTCCCACCCATGGCACTCTCTGCACGTTTTGAAGCTACTCTGAACACCCTGCCCAAGATCAGCAGCCCCTACTTCTCAGCCTCAGAATCCAAAATTACACTGCCAAGAAAATTACGCATGAGAGATGAG TTTGGAGACACTGTGGACTGGAAACCTTTGGTGAAAAAACGCAAAATCCAGCCACATCTACGAGAGCTTACGGAATCTTTAGTGAAACCAGAGGTGAATAAAGTCTGTCTGGACATCACAAGTTGGAGCCAGGGGGGATTACACAGTGTGACAGCAACCAAGAGGACAGTTAAA TTTACACAAGAGCAAATTGAGATCGACCAGTGTG TGCATGTACAGGCAGCAGAGTTGACCGGCTGTGAGTTGTGCCTTGATCAGAAGCTGCCAGTCATTTTCCTCTGGACCACCCCTGCTTGCAGCCTGCGACTCCAAATACGGTTGAAGATGCTCCGGGAGAAATGGGCAGAGTGGTATGACTGTGGCACAAGTGCCA GTCCAGCAGAGAAATACATTGTGCTGATGTTGGGGAACTTGCCATCAGCACAACAGCAAAATGTTCTGGAGAAAATCCTCTCCGGCATTGGCAGAGCAAATCAGCTGAATGAGTTCCCACACAAAATCTCTTTGGATGAAGCCAACAACAGACTAAAGACACAAGTCAAG cAGGCAGCACAGAGTCCTCCGGTCCCGCTGCAGAGTCAAGAGCACACGCTCAATGTCTTAGACACAGATGAGGAGGACTTGCTCGATGCCAGAGGCAATGAACTGGAAGTCATTCCCATAGCCTTCACTGACTCAGTCAGAAG GTTGTTGGTTTACCCCCCTCCACCAGCTAAAGGAGGCATAACTGTCACAAACGAGGACTTACGCTGCCTCAAAGAAGGGGAGTTTCTAAATGATGTCATCATAGATTTTTACCTGAA GTATCTGGTGTCAGAAAAGCTGAAGATTGAAGATGCAGAGAGAACTCACATATTCAGCTCCTTCTTCTTCAAGCATCTTACCCAAGGAAGATGGAGCAGGGATCGGACAAGTGAAAAAGAACT TCTTAAGAAGAGGAGGCATGATCGAGTGAAGACATGGACCAGACATGTTGACCTCTTCGAAAAGGACTTTCTTTTTGTTCCCATAAATAAGTC GGCCCACTGGTTCCTGGCCATCGTCTGCTTTCCTGGATGCTTCCAGCCTGATCCAAAGAGCTGGAGTCCAGCAGACACCCAGGCAGACCTCAGCCCAGAGCCTGCACAGTCCAACTGGCTGGAGACCAGATTCTCCTGGAGGATTGGCCAAGACTTCTCCCACTCCGCCAACCCCTTATCACTGTTCTACAAGCCCCCAGTCTCAACCATAGGACCAGCTAAGGGGAGCACATGGCCAGCAGATCTCTTTTCCTCCGACGATGAGAAAGATATGGAAATTGAG AGTGGACTGCTGGAATACAAGAAAACTGTTCCAAAACCATGCAACTCCAAACA GCCCTGCATTCTCATCATGGACTCCCTAGGCCATGGAaaggccactgtggtcaacatCCTGAAAGA ATACTtggaagaggagtggagagtaAGGAAAGGAACTCAACGCAGTTTTGAGATGAATGGCTCCAGTCCTTTAGTGCCTCAACAGAACAACCTGAGCGACTGTGGGGTTTACCTGCTACAGTATGTGGAGAGCTTCTTTGAG agTCCTCTTCAAAGTTTTAAAGCACCCATTGACCTGAGTGATTGGTTTCCTCAGAAATGCGTGGCGACGAAGCGGAAAGAAATTAGACAGCTGATTCTCAAAATTCAAAACCAGCAACAAATGGCAGGAAAAGCTCAGGATAGGTAA
- the senp6b gene encoding sentrin-specific protease 6 isoform X2: MSQSIYLRSIHCGRETHSPRVIQGRLFHHTISPLPLQRTFERSDTQQTQEELCVISTSSPLCTAFLPSVGKRSPREVPDFGIFSSIPSFISKPSSPLLPPMALSARFEATLNTLPKISSPYFSASESKITLPRKLRMRDEFGDTVDWKPLVKKRKIQPHLRELTESLVKPEVNKVCLDITSWSQGGLHSVTATKRTVKFTQEQIEIDQCVHVQAAELTGCELCLDQKLPVIFLWTTPACSLRLQIRLKMLREKWAEWYDCGTSASPAEKYIVLMLGNLPSAQQQNVLEKILSGIGRANQLNEFPHKISLDEANNRLKTQVKAAQSPPVPLQSQEHTLNVLDTDEEDLLDARGNELEVIPIAFTDSVRRLLVYPPPPAKGGITVTNEDLRCLKEGEFLNDVIIDFYLKYLVSEKLKIEDAERTHIFSSFFFKHLTQGRWSRDRTSEKELLKKRRHDRVKTWTRHVDLFEKDFLFVPINKSAHWFLAIVCFPGCFQPDPKSWSPADTQADLSPEPAQSNWLETRFSWRIGQDFSHSANPLSLFYKPPVSTIGPAKGSTWPADLFSSDDEKDMEIESGLLEYKKTVPKPCNSKQPCILIMDSLGHGKATVVNILKEYLEEEWRVRKGTQRSFEMNGSSPLVPQQNNLSDCGVYLLQYVESFFESPLQSFKAPIDLSDWFPQKCVATKRKEIRQLILKIQNQQQMAGKAQDR; the protein is encoded by the exons ATGTCTCAGTCAATATATTTAAGGTCAATCCACTGTGGACGCGAGACACACAGCCCACGTGTGATTCAAGGGCGGCTGTTCCATCATACTATTAGTCCTTTACCTCTACAAAGAACATTTGAAAG GAGcgacacacaacaaacacaagagGAGCTTTGTGTGATAAGTACCAGCAGTCCACTCTGCACAG CTTTTCTCCCTAGTGTTGGTAAGAGGTCTCCTCGAGAGGTCCCTGACTTTGGAATCTTCTCCAGCATTCCTAGCTTTATCTCAAAGCCTTCGAGTCCTCTTCTCCCACCCATGGCACTCTCTGCACGTTTTGAAGCTACTCTGAACACCCTGCCCAAGATCAGCAGCCCCTACTTCTCAGCCTCAGAATCCAAAATTACACTGCCAAGAAAATTACGCATGAGAGATGAG TTTGGAGACACTGTGGACTGGAAACCTTTGGTGAAAAAACGCAAAATCCAGCCACATCTACGAGAGCTTACGGAATCTTTAGTGAAACCAGAGGTGAATAAAGTCTGTCTGGACATCACAAGTTGGAGCCAGGGGGGATTACACAGTGTGACAGCAACCAAGAGGACAGTTAAA TTTACACAAGAGCAAATTGAGATCGACCAGTGTG TGCATGTACAGGCAGCAGAGTTGACCGGCTGTGAGTTGTGCCTTGATCAGAAGCTGCCAGTCATTTTCCTCTGGACCACCCCTGCTTGCAGCCTGCGACTCCAAATACGGTTGAAGATGCTCCGGGAGAAATGGGCAGAGTGGTATGACTGTGGCACAAGTGCCA GTCCAGCAGAGAAATACATTGTGCTGATGTTGGGGAACTTGCCATCAGCACAACAGCAAAATGTTCTGGAGAAAATCCTCTCCGGCATTGGCAGAGCAAATCAGCTGAATGAGTTCCCACACAAAATCTCTTTGGATGAAGCCAACAACAGACTAAAGACACAAGTCAAG GCAGCACAGAGTCCTCCGGTCCCGCTGCAGAGTCAAGAGCACACGCTCAATGTCTTAGACACAGATGAGGAGGACTTGCTCGATGCCAGAGGCAATGAACTGGAAGTCATTCCCATAGCCTTCACTGACTCAGTCAGAAG GTTGTTGGTTTACCCCCCTCCACCAGCTAAAGGAGGCATAACTGTCACAAACGAGGACTTACGCTGCCTCAAAGAAGGGGAGTTTCTAAATGATGTCATCATAGATTTTTACCTGAA GTATCTGGTGTCAGAAAAGCTGAAGATTGAAGATGCAGAGAGAACTCACATATTCAGCTCCTTCTTCTTCAAGCATCTTACCCAAGGAAGATGGAGCAGGGATCGGACAAGTGAAAAAGAACT TCTTAAGAAGAGGAGGCATGATCGAGTGAAGACATGGACCAGACATGTTGACCTCTTCGAAAAGGACTTTCTTTTTGTTCCCATAAATAAGTC GGCCCACTGGTTCCTGGCCATCGTCTGCTTTCCTGGATGCTTCCAGCCTGATCCAAAGAGCTGGAGTCCAGCAGACACCCAGGCAGACCTCAGCCCAGAGCCTGCACAGTCCAACTGGCTGGAGACCAGATTCTCCTGGAGGATTGGCCAAGACTTCTCCCACTCCGCCAACCCCTTATCACTGTTCTACAAGCCCCCAGTCTCAACCATAGGACCAGCTAAGGGGAGCACATGGCCAGCAGATCTCTTTTCCTCCGACGATGAGAAAGATATGGAAATTGAG AGTGGACTGCTGGAATACAAGAAAACTGTTCCAAAACCATGCAACTCCAAACA GCCCTGCATTCTCATCATGGACTCCCTAGGCCATGGAaaggccactgtggtcaacatCCTGAAAGA ATACTtggaagaggagtggagagtaAGGAAAGGAACTCAACGCAGTTTTGAGATGAATGGCTCCAGTCCTTTAGTGCCTCAACAGAACAACCTGAGCGACTGTGGGGTTTACCTGCTACAGTATGTGGAGAGCTTCTTTGAG agTCCTCTTCAAAGTTTTAAAGCACCCATTGACCTGAGTGATTGGTTTCCTCAGAAATGCGTGGCGACGAAGCGGAAAGAAATTAGACAGCTGATTCTCAAAATTCAAAACCAGCAACAAATGGCAGGAAAAGCTCAGGATAGGTAA